GCCGCATGGTTGTCGGGAAGCAAATCGAAGCCGCGCCAGATGTAGCGGCTGACCAGATCGACCTGGCCGGAGACCGCGCCTGGCAGCATCAGCGCCGCGCCAGCCAGAAAAGCAAGCAGCGATAAAACGAATTTTTTCATGCAACCTCATTCTGATGCTTGAATGAATCGGCAACATGCATCCGGTAAATTATATCACAACCAGGCTGGTCGCCAGCAGCATGGATCCGGTATTGTCTGTTCACCAGGGACGACATCAACGCCCTCGGCATCAATCTGACCTTGAAGTACAAGCTACGGGATTAAGCGCTGCAGTCGGCGGCTCAGGTGTACGGCATTTGTGGCGGCCGATGTCATATGCTAAAATGGCGGCATCCAGGCAGACCTGGAACGAACGGCCGCAAGGAGGCGCATGAGCCCGCAAACCAAGATCTGCCAGTCCTGCAAGGAAGTCAATCCCGCCGACGCCCGCGAATGCCGCAGCTGTGGCCGTTTTTTCATCGCCGCGCCTGCGCGAACGCCAGATTTCGCCCCGGCCGACGCCTTCCGCCACCCGGCCTTCATCGCGGCCGCGGTGCTGCTCATATCCCTGTTCCTACCCTGGTTTTCCGTTTTCATGTTCAACGTGACGGCCATACAGATCATCAGTCTCAGCAAGGAGGCCGGCGGCTTTTCCATGCGCGCCGGCGGGCTGTTCGCCTTGACCCAGTTCCTCTTCTACCTGCTTCCCGTCGGCTGCATCGTCGTTTTCGTACTGGCTTTCCGCCAGGCGAGCTTGCGCCTAGTTGGGAGCGTCACCGGCGCGCTGCCGGTAACGATTTTCGTCCTGCTGATTATCCAGAGCTCCCAGATTCCGAACGTCATGGGCGCCGGTTTCGTCGTCGCCATCCTCGCCGGCATCGCCTTGATCATGTTCAGCCGCCGTGAGTTCTGAACCGATAGGCAATCGTTGATTTAAAAAAGTTTATTCCTGCCTCACCTTGACTTGCCGCCTGATTTAGGAAAATAATATGAGAAGGAGGGAAGTATGAAGCGCAAAACAATAGGGTTCCCGATCATCTGCTTAAGTGTTCTTCTTATCCTTCCCAACGGCTGCCGGAGTTCCAATTCGGACGACCAGCCGAGCGCGGAGCCCGATGTATTTATTGCCGGGTATACCCTCAACGGATCGGATATCGCTGTCCCTTGCACTTGGAAAAACGGAACGCGAACCGATTTGAGCGTGAGCGATCCCGCCAAAAACGGATCCGCGAGCGGCATTTATGTTGACGGCACTGACATCTACGTGTCCGGGAATTCAATAAATAGTTCCGGGGTCCTTGTTCCCTGCTTGTGGAAAAATGGCGTGCGTACCGAGTTGAGCACCATCTCTGCCGCCAAGGGCGGCCAGGCGCTTGCCATTTTCGTCCACAAGGAGATCGTCTATATGGCCGGCTCTGTCTGGAACGATGCCAACGTCAACATCCCCTGCTACTGGCGCGATGGAGAACGCACTGAATTGAGCGTGCTCACCCCGGGCATGGGCGGCTCTGCCGCTGCCGTTTTCGTTACTTTGACCGGCGATCTGTACATTGCCGGCAGCACTTCCGACGCTTCCCATGTCCCTGTCCCCTGTTATTGGCATGATGGCGTGCGCGTCGATCTGAGCAAGCTGGATCCGACCGGGATGGACTGGGTTTGGTCGATCCAGGTTGAGTGGGGGAATGTCTATGTAGCCGGCGATGTCCGCAGCGCCGCGAATGTCCCGCGCCCCTGCTACTGGAAAAACGGAGTACGGACCGAACTTTCCGTCATCGACCCGGATGGCTGGGCCGAAGGCTATTCCATATTCGTCAGCTTTGGCGATGTCTATATTGCCGGTCATTGCATGCGGTTTTCACACAAATATGTTCCTTGCTACTGGAAAAACGGGGTGCGCACCGAGTTGAGCGTGTTCGACGGCAACCAGGATGGCTTTGCCTATTCCATTACCGGGTACGGAAATGATATCTACACCGCCGGTGAAACCACGACCAGTTACCATGTGCGCGTTCCCTGTTACTGGCGCAACGGCGGCCGCGTCAATCTGAGCGTCTTGGCTGACAAAGACGGAGCAGCCCTTTCCATCTTTACCCTGAGCCGCTAAGGGCCCTTTTTCAGTTTATTATTGCAAATTGAAGGGTTTTTCTATAAAATCAGCGGATGGAAAAAAGAATTCCCACCGGGGCGCCGAAGAATTCCCGCTGCCTGATCACCGGCGCCTGCGGCTTCATCGGCTCCCACCTGGCCGCGACCCTGGCCGCGGCGGGGAACGAGGTGGCCTGCCTGGTGCGCTCCACCAGCCGGCGCGACATCCTC
Above is a window of Candidatus Aminicenantes bacterium DNA encoding:
- a CDS encoding GDP-mannose 4,6-dehydratase, producing MEKRIPTGAPKNSRCLITGACGFIGSHLAATLAAAGNEVACLVRSTSRRDIL